The stretch of DNA ATTAAATGCATTTATATGATGATTTATTCAAAATACAGTAAGATGCGATGAATGTCTATGCTACTATTCTTCGATCTTTTTATGATTGTCCCTGTGGATGGATATTGCTGCATTGCAAACTTTTAAAGTCTCTCACATCACCTGATTGAACTGCCTTATATAGTAAAtatgtattgatttattcatttgtctTTTTATCCCCTCAGAGGCGTCGTTGTCAGGATAACAGGATGCAACCACCCGATTGTTATGAAAGGCTTGTGTGCCGAATGTGGCCAGGACCTAACccagtaagtttttttttaagttgctgTATGCTCAAATACAATGATAGCAACCAATCTTTAAAACACTGATCCTCCCTCTCTTCGGTTTTCTTGCAGGCTGCAGAACACAAATGGAAACCAGCAAACTCCCATCTCCACGGCAACCGTCTCCATGGTGCACAGTGTACCCGAGTTGATGGTCAGCTCTGAGGTTAGCCGTTTAATGCctatgatcaatgttccctctaatttttcgttggtctgagcagaaagtcaacctccctgagcgcactgagtaccagtgtgagcgacatcatcggtactcggatgattcgcctaaagacgtttcgccgacggacgtttgacagacgggcaggtcgccgaatgaacgttcggcggaacgtccattcggcgacctgtccatttttcatgtaaaacatgctgtaaaacacgaaaaacataagtggacagagctactgccacttgctgccgcttaaacggcgccatcatgggtaaaaaaaaaaaaaaaaaaaaaaaaaaaaaaaaaaatccgattttttttttttttttttactgcgcgccatatgattgctgctgcgcagcgaggacgagagtagtgcgcaattgcgcacgcgcgcagcttagagggaacactgcctATGATTACAGTGTGCCATGTATCGGACCTCAGATTTTAACACAGATTCATCACAAATAAAGAAcgggaaaataataatagtggcttttcaaatttgaatgacCCGTCCTCCTCCTCAACAGCAAGCAGAGCAGTTGGGCCGAGAAGACCAGCAGCGACTTCACCGCAACAAAAAGCTGGTCCTGATGGTGGATCTGGACCAGACGCTTATCCACACTACTGATCAACACTGCCAGAAAATGTCCAATAAGGTTCTTTTCAAATACTTAAAAATCTTTCCTAGTTGCTGTTTTTGTGTATAGATCAAGcaatacatttttctttggcTTCATCTGGCGGGATCTTGGTTGTACTGTTAACTACAGAGTTCAATCTGAATATCAAGTGTGTGTAAAAGAGCAaacaatgtgactttttttttatatatgtctTTGGTTTTAGGGTATTTTTCACTTCCAGCTGTGTCGCGGCGAGCCGATGCTTCACACGCGACTACGGCCGCACTGCAAGGAATTCCTGGAGAAAATTGCCAAGTTGTACGAGTTACACGTCTTCACGTTCGGGAGCCGCCTTTATGCACACACCATTACCGGTAATTTTCTCTCCTTTCTTTCGGATTAATGACCATTCCAACAGAACAACGTATTCTGCCTGTTGTACTTCTCGTTTGCGTCCACAAGAGGGCACTATCTGACAACATTTTGTCTTCAAAGCAGCTACAAAAGATGGACTTCAATAAGTGAATTCATTTTAATCTTGACATAATGAATACCAAAGTGACATCAGAATCTGAATTTTGTGACTGATTTATTAAGCGGTCTGATATAACGTGCTCATATTCATCCATGGAAACTAGccgaggaaaaaataaataagtcatctGTCCTCTCAGCAGAATTTTGATTCAGCGTCAAAATGAAATTGAGTAAGTCTGACATTCAGGCTGTGCTCTTCCATTACGCCAAGTGGTATATAACCCCAGCAAGGCGCTGTTTTGCAGCCATGTGATGAATGTTTAATGCCTTTGGAATTGAAATGTACTACCGCTGATGAGTGGAGGCCAGCCCAGGTCTCCAGCTGCTCTATATTTCCTGCCCAGAAAGCAAGAGGGGTTATGAAATTATTTAAATGGAACGcctgatgaaaaataaataagccaAAGTCTGcatctatcttttatttttgttttgttaggcTTTCTGGACCCGGAAACAAAGCTGTTCTCCCATCGCATCCTGTCAAGAGACGAATGCATCGACCCCTTCTCCAAGACGGGGAATCTTAGGTGGGATTGAATATGCGCTATGAATACCAAATTTACAGCTCTAATAATTTATAGCGGTTTTAAAGGGGACGTTTCATGCTAATTTGCCTTGACTGTTTCAACCGTGGGATGATCGTTCACTGCCATTGGCCAATTTAAATGGAGtggacgtctatctccgtcaatAAAAGTGAATGAGAAAGTGTTGGGGAAAATTGGCCAATAAGATCGCTGTCTTAACAGGTATCTTTTCCCCTGTGGGGACTCAATGGTGTGCATCATCGATGACCGTGAAGATGTGTGGAAGTTTGCGCCTAACCTAATCACTGTGAAGAAATACGTCTACTTTGAGGGCATCGGGGACATTAGCGCGCCGCCAGGCTCTCAAGAAGCTCTGATGGCCAAGAAAGGTACGCAAGAAAGatgtatttctttctttctttcttctttttttttttttaacctctcgGGAACTGGCGTCCTTGTGTTTTGCACGCCCAGTTCCATGCTGTGTTCAAGGATTTGTTTCCAGTTCCTTGCACGGTCACGTCAAAGAAAGAGTTTTAAGAGGGCAAGAAAGTTCTCCTGTTAGGTCTTTGGTCCAATGCTGTCTTGACTTTTTAATGAGGACACAGAGTGCAGCCTCTTTTTCTTTATAGTATGTGATTTACAATGACACAAGTGTACCCGTGGACCAAATTCTTTGACAATTCTCCCTCTCGGAAGTCggagttgacattttttggtTCTTAAGACATCGAGACATAAAATAACACTGATGCCATTGTTGAATTATTTTGTGTCTTTGGagaaatctaattttgtttgttcatttatgcAAGTCACATTATgagattacatttttaaatgaaagttGATGATaactgcgggggtgctggagcctctcccagccaacAATAGCATTAGGCGAGGTGTATAATACAgtattttgagggaaaaaaaactgattttttaaaagtccTGTTCTAACTTTATTTCTCTGCTTTGCAATATTATGTGACAATTATTATTGTAAATTTGTCTTCACTAATCAAACTTACTGTTACTTCTTTTTAGTCCACATTTATATCTGAACTTCTTGACTGGATGCTTTCAGTCCGTCAGTACTCCTGAATATAAACTGATTTTTGTGCTTGATACCCTGCAGGAAACCCACAAGGTCGTCCCGCGGAAAACCCAGAAGCGTCCGAGATTGTCGGAGCGGACGAGCAAAATAACGGCCTCAGGAAAAAGCCGGCCAAAGACGTGTCTGCGGCTTCCCGCTGTTCTCAGGGCAACCCGACAAACGAGCGGACGCCTCCCGCCGCGTCCGCGCCGGAGGACGTTTTGAAGGACAAGCGTTCAGAGGCCGAGGACGAGGCCACAGCGGGAAAAACTCAGGGGGTTGATCGTCAAGAAAATTGTAGAGCGGCGGTTAGCAGGACAATCGAGGCTCAGGACAGTTTGAACTCATCAACGCCGAACAATGAGTCCAATAATTTGGACTTTGACCTCTCTAGTGACAGCGACAGTGAGTCTGCTGGCGAAAAAACGCCTTTGGCGGACGGTGGCAGCGAGGGGAAGAAGTCAGAGAGTGGAGCCGCTTCTCCAGACGAGGGCGACCAGTCAAAAGAAGGCAGCGGTAAAGTCCAAAGTTCAGATTCGGCGGAAAACTCTGACGTTCTCCTCCCGGAGCTGGGGAACGGCTGCACGGACAGGAGGGAAGCTGAAACCGAATCCCAGAATAGCGAACAGTCCGGGGTGACCACGGGGGAGGAGCTACTGGACCAGAGCATGGAGgacgaagaggaagaagaagtcGATAACGACAAGGACGATCACCTCATTTACCTGGAGGAGGTGCTGGAACGGATCCACGGCGAGTACTACGCCCGTTACGAGGCTTTTCTAAAGGCGGGGACGGACGACGGGCCGGACATTCGCAAGATCGTCCCAGAGCTTAAGAGTAAAACTTTAGACGGCACAACGTTAGTGTTCAGCGGCTTGTACCCGACCAACTACCCGTTCGAGAGGACTCGTGAGTACTACCACGCCAAAGCTTTGGGGGCCAAGATTGGCAAGAATTTGGTTCTAAACTCCCAAGAAGCCAATGGAACGACACACCTCATTGCCGCAAAATCCGGTACGTACTTTCAATCGAATACGCCCCATTCGCCCAAAATCTCCCGTGTCAATCATCAATAGGTGGTATTTAAGCAGAAACACAATTCTCGTTGGATTTCGTGATGCTATTCAGTTGCCAGAAAAGTCAAAGGACAGAAATCATCCTTTTCTTTGTGCGCGTATCGACCTGGTATtgaccttttttgggggggttcgaCAGGCACGGAGAAGGTCCGTCAGGCGTTGGGCTGCGAGACCCTCCACGTGGTCAACCCTGACTGGCTTTGGAGTTGTCTGGAGCGCTGGGAGAGAGTTGAAGAGAAGCTTTTCCCGCTTAAGGAGGACTACACCAAGCAGCCGTGGTAAGAGTGTCTTGGCCAAACCATCCGTAACTGGAAGAATGCCAGTGAAATGAATGAGAagttctatctttttttttttttttggttgaaggAGCAACACCCCGGCGGCTTTCATTGACAAGCAAGGCTCCCGTCCGAAGCCCGTTTTCCCAAACCCGCCCCCCATCCAGCACAGACCGCCGCCGGCGGCCCCAGAGGTTCGAACCTACGACCCCGTCACGGGCAAGTTGATCCGTAAAGCCCCTCAGGCGTCGCCGCCGGCGCCTTTCCTTCAGACGTCTGATCAGCAGGAGCTCTCGTGTCTCAGGTACTGAGCCCAGACAATTTTATGATTACATATTTGTGCAATAGTTACTTCCGTGGGTAACAATGGATAAAGTTTTCTAAATATGCAACACCTCATAATCCTTTCACAATCCATTTCATCAATAAGAAAGCCtggtatttttcaaaatatcggTTCTACTATTAGTATTATGTgactctgtaaaaaaaaatactgaaattgtagtttcctacattgattacaacattttgtcatattttgactTAAATTAAAGGAGATGCACTGTTTAATTAACACATTTCCATATAAAAAATGTAGCCTGTACTCAAGCGAGTCGTTttcaatgatatattttttaagaatttAAAAACCAAGAAGACCTTCATCCAGTATTTATCTGTGTGACTTTTTTCATGATTCAGGGGAGTTCCAAATTGCCAGCAAGACGTGGCGGCGGGAAGTAGCCAAGACGACGAGTCGCTCGGGCCGTCGCGTCGGAAGCGCCAGCCGAGCATGTCGGAAACACTGCCGTTGTACACGCTTTGTAAGGAGGACCTCGAGAGCATGGATAAAGAGGTAAAGGAAACTTTGGGGGTGTTTCAACGGTATTAACGCTGGTGGGAAAGTTTGGAGAGGATTCATCTCGCTCTCATTTCCTCAAACCGCGAAAACGTGCAATTTGAACAAGAGTGCAAAGATGTTTGGTATCTTTCCACCCACGGTTTGAGAAGCCCAATCTGAAATGAGACGCTGTAAAATGAAATGTGCCTCCGAGGACTTGGACGTCGTTCTGATTGGTTATGCTTTGAATGAATACCAAACTGCAAGCGCAGTTAACGCAGTTAACGTTGGCCTGTCATTCATTTGGGAAATGCAGTGATATTTGTGTGTTACTTTCCATAACGATTTGAAGATACAATCTCCTTAATTAAAAGAATGGAGGAAAATTCAATCCAAGTTTGGCACAAATTAAGCCAAATTCAATCAAGTTTCAACAGCATACTTTAAATCTGATATCTTTAGTGAGTGACGCTGTATGTGAAGTTTTGCAATTTAATGCAATATTTGTGAATAAATACATGGCCAAGAGTAGTTTTAAGTCATTAATCAAGCTAATTAAAACAAGGCATTGCACAGTGAAACAGAACTGCCACTTTTAAACCAAAATCGGCTAAGAAAAAAACCATAAAAGATTGTCTGACTCGTTTTTGTCGTCATTATTTCTCTGCAAATGTCTCCTTATTGCAATTGATATTAAGATGAATGCCATGGAGACGTGGCGTGCTTGTTTTTTGTCCTCTTGTAATGAAAGTCTGATGACTGTAATAGCCTCTGAGGATGTTGCTATGGCAAAAATGATGTCACTAATGCCGTTCCATTATAACTTTCCGCCGAGATATCGGCCGGATAATCTATCCAATAATTGTCGCTCCGTGTACGCGGAAATTGCAACCGCAGCCGCTGGAAGTACGTTCACTTTCATCCTTATTTATCTTTGAGGCCCAAAGATGTGCTCGTTCTTTTGCGTTTTGCAGCCATTATTAATTAGCACCATTGTGTACAAGGCTACAGTGCGACGAACCTCATTAATTTGGGCCGTAATTAAATGCCAGTCTAATTGGAATGGAGCATAAGCGCAAGATGGAGTTGGTTAACGAGGTGTTCAGTGTTCACGCAGGGCGTCGTTGCCGAAACGCCACATTGCACTCGTGTAAATATGACATTTTACATGGCCATGAAGCCAAGATGCTTCATGTAAGAGTGTTAATGATGTTGTTACTTGCCTCCTCTTCAGTTCTCTTAATGAGTCTGTTCTAAGAGTTAGTTCTGCTCTACCAAATTCCTCACTTGGACATATTTGGCTTTCCACGAATCGACTCAATGACCAAGTCATTTTTTGTAATATAGagcttagctttttttttttatagggtTTGTTGTCACTAGGGTTAGAGGTGAAGTGTAGGCCCCTGAAGGCTAAGGATTGTTGAACATTGGTGAGGAACATTTTACAGATTGACCCAAGCAAGCACTTTTGCAGAGGCCGTGCATTTCAAATGTCATCCAAAGCTTAAAGGGCAAGCTGTGACATTCGTAAACGTTCTCCGACTTGAAGGTACCACAAAACGGAACCGCTCTTTAATTGACTGACTCAATGTACAAATAGGAGTCTGCTAAATGTCACCGGCGATGAcgtacctttttttaaaaaaaaattggggtgcTGGTGTGATGCAAGGAATGTGCTTCGCATCTGTTCTTTTTTTGATTGGAAAATTAGACACTATACATCAGAGTTTGAATGACACAAACAGAAACCCCTGAGAGCCATGAATCATGGAGTCTGGTATCATTGCAGAATGCAGCCTAGTCATCACTCACGCTAATCCCAGCCCTTACAGATATTGATCTCCCACATCCATACTTTGGTTTAGTCCTTGTTAGACGCCAAGGGATGACACCCTTCTCAATGAGGAAGATCTTTGGGAAAAAACTTCCATCATAAACCtgcaataaatgatttttggagcTCCCGGGTGGACTAAATAGTTGAGTCGTTTTCGACTGTTCCTCAAATGATGTCAAATTAGTGAACAGAGCCAATGAGTTGACATGATACATAAAGTTGACATTGTTGTAAACATCCTCCTGCCCCAAAGTGACCAATTAGAAGTGGTCCTGTCACAGATTCTGGGTAACTGACCAGTTTCATTGCATGTCTTGTTGTGTGTCTTTAAACCTGGAATTTCGGGAATATTCCCTGTGCTCTCATTTCCATTTGCGCAGGCATtggcagtcatttttttagtctGGCAAGTTGTCTATACCTTTGTTGCTCGCTTGAAGTACTGTGGGATTCATTTTGGCAGGTGTTCCAAATGAAGGATCTTATTTGGGGTTCATTCCCATCTCACTTTTTAATTCTGTCTGTCCTACGCAGCAATATCAGTATGTTCTGTTCCGTACTCAGATTTGGGACGGGTTGTCATGCAGTCAGAGTAATGAAGTTTatcactgaaaaaaaagctCTTCCTAAACTGTTCCCAGGATTTTAGAAGCAAGCCCCAAATCAGGTTATGAAGTTATAACAGGCATTTGTTTGTTAACATCTCAGTGAGACTTCTTTTCCCCAAAGAAGGTAGCAGTATGGCCTTGAGTTCACCCCAAGCTAATAAACAACTTCGCTGtaggttgttttttcttcttctttttaatcCGCCTCTTCACTTGTACATCTGTCTCATCCAACATCTCTATCAGATGAGCCTTCCTTTATTAACACAAAGACCTTCCCCTGTACCCCCCATTAAACAACTTGTTTAATGGTTCCCGAATCACTAGGCTGACCCCTTACCACCTTTTGGCACCTCTTCAGAAATGAAGTCAGTATTTCAAACAAGGGAATTAATCCGTCTTGGGAAAccttttattggaaaaaaaagtacaaggtcttgtttatttattttttatttttttacaaaggaCGAAAGGGCGCAGATTAGCCTGCTTTGGCTTCTTGAGCTGTTTCTCCAAGTTTGCAAGATCTTATTAAATGTTGCTTTGGGgttgaatgaaaatgactttGGTTGGtggtttaaatgaaaaaaaaaactttttggggcATACAAGGATCAGAATACCTACAATGAGTCAAAATGATTAATTGATTTCAGAACGCAACCCCaaaacaaagctattttctataCAAGGCATATAATGTCAGTAAAACGAACTCTCTCCAAAGAAGTTGCCTCAAGTCATTTCTCAACGAGATTGCACATATTACTATAAAATTAATCTTGTGCCGCCCATTCTCAATTTTGCTGCGAGTGTGCAGAGTGTGCAGAGTGTAAAGAAATCAGTTCCTTTTCATCTTTGCACCACTCCAGAAAATAAATCCACTGCTGCGGAATCACACTTGGACTGCAGTCCATTTGCAACCAGAGACCACCAGCCTCCAAACTAGCTTTGGGGGGGGAGAGGAGGGATTTCAAAAGCCTTGTGTGCACTTTGCGTGGCCTTTGAttactctcaggaaatggatGTTGTGGGAACTTTGTGCTTTACCTCGCAATTGTTAGTACCTCCATTTCCAGCGAAGGTCAAACTAACcgtggcactttttttttaaattgtgcccAGACGACTGCATCCCGCATTTACTGCTTCAGCATGTTTCTGAGTTTATGAATGCTTATAAAATAGCAATGAAGGATTAGGAAGGATAGTGACGTGTATCTACTGTCGCGGGATAAAATGTCAAGagattttaaaatgtgacattagctCGTGGGATTTTTAGTATTCGCTTGTTTCTCTCCTCGTTGTCAAACTGCAAACTTTAATGATGCGGCTTCCGTTTTTTGTTTGATGCATTTTTCAAAACGAACATTAAAGTTAAATTGTAATGCGCCTTCAAATCTTGTGTTTTACTAGAACGCATTAAAGTCTCATAAAGGACAGCATTTGCTTGAATGAAGAaatgcttttttcattaaaagctATTTGGAATTAGGCAGCAGTAGATTTAGTGACTTCCTGCTGGGAGATTTAAAATGGCTTGCTTAACATAAAAATTAGCtgcaatattacattttcaggCTTTTGAACGAAACCTAAAAGCAACAATGGATGGAATTTGGATGGAAACTGACAGCTGTCAGTCACTGGTTGATATATATTGTTGCTGAATATAgtcgttgtttttcttttgtcacGCCACTGTGGATAGGTGGATGACATCCTGGGCGAGGAAAGCGATAACGAAAGCGAAGGCCGCGGTAAAGAGAAAGCCGCTAACGAAGAGGCGGAGGAAGAGGATGGGCGAGAAGAACACCAACATGggaaaggagacggacaactgaCGGGAGGAGGCTCGGGTCCCCAGGCACTTGACACGGAAGACCCGGTCACGACGATATCTAACGAGGGCAATCTCCTGTCTACTGTTTCCAGGTACGGCACAAACTCACAATTTGTTTACTGAAAGTCCAACATAAAAAATGATAGGGCATTTTGAATGTTATTAATGTCACACTTTTACATGGCCACCACATTAACAACCACAAATGTGTTATCCAAACccccatgtggcacattaagACGGTTTCATCATCTCAAAATaggtcattattttatttttatgtttatttttttaattcttcgcCGTTGTCTGATCAGCTCGGCCGAGTGAAGGTCGCGGCTCTTTCACGCTAATGTCAAAGTTGACGAGGATCTCATAACATCGCGGAATAATTGAAGCACTTGCAAAGTAGCCAATCAGCACCCTGTCTGAGAGGAGCGTATTATGAAATTTGCTGTGCTGTGACTACCACTGCTTCATCCTGGAAATATGCTGATAAATCTATGTGAATGTTCTCTCCTATAAATACTTTATTCATCAGTAATCTTATAGATGTCCTCCTACAATTTACCCTCATCAATCATTTACACTTATGCCAGAAATGCATTCAATTGTCCAGAGGAGTACAACTGCAAATTTTACTTGGACTGAATCCAAGCATATCTGGCTTCATTTTCAGCCTGAATGAATCTAGTTTTATTTGTAAATTGGCGCACGCGTTCATTCAAATGaggttttttaccttttttataaCATAACGAAAAATTCATATGCCATATAAATTCTTTTAGAAACAAGGTTGTCTTATTTCTGAGGACCTAAATTATCATTGGATGTTTACAACCTTCCCCCTTTACAAACAGACATCTAAGCTATTCATTGCATGAATTCATCGCGTGTTGGTTCTGTTTGTGTATTTATGCTTCTCCACACCAATACACATCTGTTGCTAAGATACAGGAGTAATGCAGGTTTTCTCACCACGGCGTCTGCCTGATCCTGAAGATGACAATTTTGCTGTCACTCTTTCCACTTTGGCATTTTTGCTTCCTGTTTCACTGACAAACATCGcgtccaaaaagaaaaaaaacaagctgaaGCCCTGACTTGACGTAGGGCGTATTCTGAGGGTAAACCTGATTAGATGCCATTCAAATTTTGACAatgaaaaaatagtttttgggtTGGATCGACAAAGAAAATTGGAGCCCAGTGGTTGCTGTTGACAGGCACTGTCTGATTTAATTTCCTGTCCCCGTTTATTCTGACTGATGCACGGTCGCCCCCCTCTCCCTGCCAGCAATTCTAACCTTTCGGCGGCTCCAAGGCTGCCCGCCTTCGTAAGGGTCGGCGCTCGGGTTGTCAGACGACCAAGTGTGaaatgcaaaaatgtgtttcatcaGTCGCCGCTGctcctcatttaaaaaatatgatcaaATCATAAATTCCAGTGTCTGTTGCTGGTACATATAGCCCTCTTGCTTAACTCTCCAATGGCTTTGAGGGAAGATAAATAAGCAGCACCTGCATTATATATACGCTCTGTGCGAATATTGCCGTGGGTGTAccgagtatatatatatttttgttttttacactgTCGAACTGCAGTCTAGTCAAAGCCTGAGTGTGACTTTCCATGCTTGTCAAGTCTGCGCTCCCTgatttatacatgttttttttcttgacaaccTTCCACTTCTGCAACGGACAGATGATTGACATTAATACTTCTCTAAATGCTCCTCAGTTGTACCCTTTCCTG from Stigmatopora argus isolate UIUO_Sarg chromosome 21, RoL_Sarg_1.0, whole genome shotgun sequence encodes:
- the ctdp1 gene encoding RNA polymerase II subunit A C-terminal domain phosphatase isoform X2, encoding MEGPPADSGGGDASTLGPAVQVSDICCTIGTLPCRLVEWKVKPGSYVNVDSVLALCVPIPAEKGEGTPRLPERKVKSDRAGVVKELCCQPGQVIPPGGVVVRITGCNHPIVMKGLCAECGQDLTQLQNTNGNQQTPISTATVSMVHSVPELMVSSEQAEQLGREDQQRLHRNKKLVLMVDLDQTLIHTTDQHCQKMSNKGIFHFQLCRGEPMLHTRLRPHCKEFLEKIAKLYELHVFTFGSRLYAHTITGFLDPETKLFSHRILSRDECIDPFSKTGNLRYLFPCGDSMVCIIDDREDVWKFAPNLITVKKYVYFEGIGDISAPPGSQEALMAKKGRPAENPEASEIVGADEQNNGLRKKPAKDVSAASRCSQGNPTNERTPPAASAPEDVLKDKRSEAEDEATAGKTQGVDRQENCRAAVSRTIEAQDSLNSSTPNNESNNLDFDLSSDSDSESAGEKTPLADGGSEGKKSESGAASPDEGDQSKEGSGKVQSSDSAENSDVLLPELGNGCTDRREAETESQNSEQSGVTTGEELLDQSMEDEEEEEVDNDKDDHLIYLEEVLERIHGEYYARYEAFLKAGTDDGPDIRKIVPELKSKTLDGTTLVFSGLYPTNYPFERTREYYHAKALGAKIGKNLVLNSQEANGTTHLIAAKSGTEKVRQALGCETLHVVNPDWLWSCLERWERVEEKLFPLKEDYTKQPWSNTPAAFIDKQGSRPKPVFPNPPPIQHRPPPAAPEVRTYDPVTGKLIRKAPQASPPAPFLQTSDQQELSCLRGVPNCQQDVAAGSSQDDESLGPSRRKRQPSMSETLPLYTLCKEDLESMDKEVDDILGEESDNESEGRGKEKAANEEAEEEDGREEHQHGKGDGQLTGGGSGPQALDTEDPVTTISNEGNLLSTVSRGHKRKHDDGREDDVDKDDASSKDDEDEEEEEDEEEGSSSEADEMAAALEAELNDFM
- the ctdp1 gene encoding RNA polymerase II subunit A C-terminal domain phosphatase isoform X1, whose amino-acid sequence is MEGPPADSGGGDASTLGPAVQVSDICCTIGTLPCRLVEWKVKPGSYVNVDSVLALCVPIPAEKGEGTPRLPERKVKSDRAGVVKELCCQPGQVIPPGGVVVRITGCNHPIVMKGLCAECGQDLTQLQNTNGNQQTPISTATVSMVHSVPELMVSSEQAEQLGREDQQRLHRNKKLVLMVDLDQTLIHTTDQHCQKMSNKGIFHFQLCRGEPMLHTRLRPHCKEFLEKIAKLYELHVFTFGSRLYAHTITGFLDPETKLFSHRILSRDECIDPFSKTGNLRYLFPCGDSMVCIIDDREDVWKFAPNLITVKKYVYFEGIGDISAPPGSQEALMAKKGNPQGRPAENPEASEIVGADEQNNGLRKKPAKDVSAASRCSQGNPTNERTPPAASAPEDVLKDKRSEAEDEATAGKTQGVDRQENCRAAVSRTIEAQDSLNSSTPNNESNNLDFDLSSDSDSESAGEKTPLADGGSEGKKSESGAASPDEGDQSKEGSGKVQSSDSAENSDVLLPELGNGCTDRREAETESQNSEQSGVTTGEELLDQSMEDEEEEEVDNDKDDHLIYLEEVLERIHGEYYARYEAFLKAGTDDGPDIRKIVPELKSKTLDGTTLVFSGLYPTNYPFERTREYYHAKALGAKIGKNLVLNSQEANGTTHLIAAKSGTEKVRQALGCETLHVVNPDWLWSCLERWERVEEKLFPLKEDYTKQPWSNTPAAFIDKQGSRPKPVFPNPPPIQHRPPPAAPEVRTYDPVTGKLIRKAPQASPPAPFLQTSDQQELSCLRGVPNCQQDVAAGSSQDDESLGPSRRKRQPSMSETLPLYTLCKEDLESMDKEVDDILGEESDNESEGRGKEKAANEEAEEEDGREEHQHGKGDGQLTGGGSGPQALDTEDPVTTISNEGNLLSTVSRGHKRKHDDGREDDVDKDDASSKDDEDEEEEEDEEEGSSSEADEMAAALEAELNDFM